Proteins co-encoded in one Thermomicrobiales bacterium genomic window:
- a CDS encoding undecaprenyl-phosphate glucose phosphotransferase, whose amino-acid sequence MASGRLDRETLIALAVNDRREHWPVAESPYWLVVAVRLVSDALLVFAGFYLAYWMRYSLHIGGEVPAWAFQPFAFFSSKALLLTALIIVIFQVRGIYRQPRWTSFLDEAMSIANGVTTAMALVVLYSFLQRFYPSRLLFIYAWLLIISFLIGKRLLVRFVRVRLWVRGIGVDRVLVIGSGKAGERLMQWLLSQPQLGYSVVGFVDDDPPADGWAIATERKVVRPRHLGTEADVGALVREHDIDEVIIALPTTSQGKIMAIVNQCRAAEVEFKLVPDLFELAMDKVNIHDVAGLPLIALKPAEIAGLNFAVKRLIDLVVASTIIVIAAIPMALIALAIKLDSDGPILFRQVRVGRNGRHFVCYKFRTMVRDAEKQQADLQRAHNMDGRLAKLKEDPRRTRVGKLLRRTSFDELPQFFNVVKGEMSAVGPRPPVPSEVAEYDEWHLGRLLVTPGLTGLWQVSGRSNLTFDEMVRLDLYYAENWSPWLDITIMLRTIPAILTARGAY is encoded by the coding sequence GTGGCGAGCGGACGGCTTGACAGAGAAACACTGATCGCCTTGGCGGTGAATGACCGCCGCGAACACTGGCCGGTCGCGGAGTCGCCTTACTGGCTTGTCGTTGCAGTTCGACTCGTCTCCGACGCGCTGCTCGTCTTCGCGGGCTTCTATCTTGCGTACTGGATGCGGTATTCGCTGCACATCGGCGGCGAAGTGCCAGCTTGGGCGTTCCAGCCGTTCGCATTCTTTTCATCCAAAGCACTATTGCTGACAGCGCTCATCATCGTCATATTTCAGGTTCGTGGAATCTACCGCCAACCAAGGTGGACGTCGTTTCTCGATGAAGCGATGTCGATTGCCAATGGTGTGACGACAGCAATGGCGCTTGTCGTCCTCTACTCTTTCCTTCAACGGTTCTATCCATCGCGTTTGCTGTTCATCTACGCATGGCTGCTGATCATCTCGTTTCTGATCGGTAAGCGACTGCTCGTGCGGTTCGTTCGGGTGCGCTTGTGGGTGCGGGGAATCGGCGTCGATCGGGTGCTGGTTATTGGCTCCGGCAAGGCCGGCGAACGGTTGATGCAATGGCTATTGAGCCAGCCGCAACTGGGCTACAGCGTGGTCGGTTTTGTCGACGATGATCCACCGGCGGATGGTTGGGCGATCGCGACCGAGCGAAAAGTCGTCCGCCCGCGCCATCTTGGTACCGAGGCGGATGTTGGCGCCCTGGTGCGGGAACATGACATCGACGAGGTGATCATCGCGCTACCGACGACGTCGCAGGGCAAGATCATGGCGATCGTGAATCAGTGTCGGGCAGCTGAAGTCGAGTTCAAGCTGGTGCCGGACCTGTTCGAGTTGGCGATGGACAAGGTCAACATCCACGATGTTGCTGGCCTGCCACTGATCGCACTGAAGCCGGCCGAGATTGCCGGCCTCAACTTCGCCGTGAAGCGGCTCATCGATCTGGTCGTCGCGTCCACGATCATCGTCATTGCGGCGATTCCGATGGCGCTGATCGCGTTGGCGATCAAGCTGGATTCTGACGGGCCGATTCTCTTCAGACAGGTCCGGGTTGGACGCAATGGCCGGCATTTTGTCTGCTACAAGTTCCGGACGATGGTCCGCGACGCCGAGAAACAACAGGCGGACCTCCAGCGGGCGCACAACATGGATGGCCGGCTGGCGAAGCTGAAGGAAGATCCCCGCCGGACACGGGTGGGGAAGCTGCTACGACGGACCAGCTTCGATGAGCTCCCGCAGTTCTTCAACGTCGTCAAGGGCGAGATGAGCGCCGTCGGTCCGCGTCCGCCGGTCCCGTCCGAGGTGGCGGAATATGATGAGTGGCATCTCGGACGGTTGCTGGTAACTCCCGGACTGACCGGGTTGTGGCAGGTTTCAGGCCGGAGCAACCTCACGTTCGACGAGATGGTTCGGCTTGACCTCTACTACGCCGAGAACTGGTCGCCGTGGCTGGACATCACGATCATGCTCCGGACGATCCCGGC
- the miaA gene encoding tRNA (adenosine(37)-N6)-dimethylallyltransferase MiaA, giving the protein MRALTPGLRVVVILGATATGKTALALKVAESVGGEIINADSRYFYRGMDIGTAKPTVAEQMRVPHHLIDILEPTEPFSLGRFLTLVNGTVEEVAGRGHAPIVTGGTPQYLRAFLEGWRPPEVPPNEELRVRLEDLSTEALCERLIEKDPVSAGRIGRHNRRRMIRALEVSETLGRPMSEVSASHAPPWRFLIIGLRSDRELLYERIDRRVEAMHAAGWLDEVVRLRDRGVTAATPAMSAHGYRETLAVLDGTLQIGEAIRQTQTMVHAYVRHQETWFRRFVDVQWLDSSVDGFDDVAVRMTREFLTERQ; this is encoded by the coding sequence GTGCGTGCGCTGACACCGGGGCTGCGCGTCGTTGTCATTCTGGGCGCGACGGCGACCGGCAAGACTGCTTTGGCGCTTAAGGTGGCCGAATCGGTCGGCGGGGAGATTATCAACGCTGATTCGCGCTACTTCTACCGGGGCATGGATATTGGCACCGCCAAGCCGACTGTCGCGGAACAGATGCGCGTGCCGCACCATCTGATCGATATTCTCGAGCCGACCGAGCCATTCTCGCTGGGTCGCTTTCTGACGCTCGTCAATGGGACTGTCGAGGAGGTCGCTGGGCGAGGCCACGCTCCGATCGTGACCGGCGGGACCCCACAGTACCTGCGCGCGTTTCTCGAGGGATGGCGGCCACCCGAAGTGCCGCCGAACGAGGAGTTGCGAGTGAGGCTCGAAGACCTCTCGACGGAGGCGCTTTGCGAGAGGTTGATCGAGAAGGACCCGGTGTCGGCGGGGCGCATTGGGCGGCACAATCGGCGTCGAATGATTCGAGCGCTGGAAGTGAGCGAGACACTGGGCCGGCCGATGAGTGAGGTGAGCGCGAGCCATGCTCCCCCGTGGCGGTTTCTGATCATCGGGCTTCGGAGCGATCGCGAACTTCTCTATGAACGTATCGATCGGCGGGTCGAGGCGATGCACGCAGCGGGCTGGCTTGACGAGGTCGTCCGGCTGAGAGATCGCGGCGTAACGGCGGCGACACCAGCGATGAGCGCGCATGGCTACCGAGAGACGTTGGCGGTACTGGATGGGACATTGCAGATCGGCGAGGCGATTCGGCAGACACAGACGATGGTGCACGCCTATGTTCGCCACCAGGAGACGTGGTTCCGACGCTTCGTCGACGTCCAGTGGCTCGATAGTTCGGTGGACGGTTTCGACGACGTGGCAGTGCGGATGACGCGCGAATTTCTGACGGAACGCCAGTAG
- a CDS encoding A/G-specific adenine glycosylase, producing the protein MSSTALHDPDTRQRLLSWYRTNHRRLPWRATHDPYRIMVSEVMLQQTQADRVVPKYHEFLAYFPDLQALAAAPAGEVIRAWSGLGYNRRAVNLQRAARAVVDDYGGQMPRDVDVLRRLPGIGPYTAGAIACFAFRQDVGFADTNIRRVLHRVIAGPELPEPSITPGELARLAQDLVPPGQGYEWNQALMELGATICRSRSANCDACPLAGVCRARPTIADVLTTELRRSAKREPRFETTNRYVRGRIIDILRGAPIGGYSAAEVVARMPIGKDTPDLERVAGLLEVLTIEGMADRERQVSEDGPAYDGLATDASDRFRLPG; encoded by the coding sequence ATGAGCTCGACCGCACTTCACGATCCCGACACCCGCCAGCGTTTACTGAGCTGGTATCGCACAAACCATCGACGGCTGCCGTGGCGCGCGACGCATGACCCGTACCGGATCATGGTCTCCGAAGTCATGCTTCAGCAAACGCAGGCAGATCGCGTCGTGCCGAAATATCACGAGTTTCTGGCGTATTTCCCGGATCTGCAGGCGCTGGCTGCCGCGCCGGCCGGCGAGGTGATTCGCGCCTGGTCGGGCCTGGGTTACAACCGCCGGGCTGTGAATCTCCAGCGCGCTGCGCGCGCCGTGGTGGACGACTACGGCGGGCAGATGCCGCGCGACGTGGATGTGTTGCGACGTCTACCGGGTATTGGGCCATATACGGCCGGCGCAATCGCCTGCTTCGCCTTTCGCCAGGACGTGGGCTTCGCCGACACGAACATCCGGCGGGTTCTCCACCGTGTTATTGCTGGACCGGAATTGCCGGAACCCTCGATAACACCAGGCGAGTTAGCACGGCTCGCCCAGGATCTCGTGCCTCCGGGTCAGGGGTATGAGTGGAACCAGGCGTTGATGGAGCTTGGCGCGACAATCTGTAGGTCGCGGAGTGCCAACTGCGATGCTTGCCCATTGGCCGGCGTATGCCGAGCGCGGCCGACGATCGCCGATGTGTTGACCACCGAGCTGCGGCGTTCGGCAAAGCGCGAGCCTCGTTTCGAGACGACCAATCGTTACGTGCGCGGCCGGATTATCGACATCCTGCGCGGAGCGCCCATTGGCGGCTATTCCGCAGCAGAAGTTGTCGCGAGGATGCCGATCGGCAAAGACACGCCCGACCTTGAGCGAGTGGCTGGATTGCTGGAGGTGCTGACCATTGAAGGAATGGCGGATCGCGAACGTCAGGTCAGCGAAGACGGGCCGGCATACGACGGCCTGGCCACTGACGCCAGCGACCGGTTTCGTCTGCCCGGGTGA
- a CDS encoding argininosuccinate synthase, with translation MSKKPQVTKTVLAYSGGLDTSIIIPWLKENYGGEVIAFAADVGQEAELDGLEEKALQSGASKLYVRDLKEEFITDYAFPTLRAGALYERKYLLGTSFARPVIAAHQVAVAKLEGADALAHGCTGKGNDQVRFELTYQALAPEMAVIAPWREWDIHSREDAIEYARMHEIPIRQSKENIYSRDRNLWHFSHEGGQLEDPWLEPPADIFGITVAPEDAPDKAEEITVSFDQGTPVSVDGQLLGPVEIVNTLNELGGKHGVGRIDLVENRLVGMKSRGIYEQPGATILSVAHKEIEAITLDRQTLHYKDLAAQRYAELVYDGLWFTPLREAIDALVNVTQKRVSGDVRVRLYKGNATITGRRSPYSLYSEDFATFGASADYDHADAEGFITLFGLPLKITALSPSPDSGK, from the coding sequence ATGTCAAAGAAACCCCAGGTCACCAAGACGGTCCTCGCCTACTCCGGTGGGCTTGACACATCGATCATCATCCCCTGGCTCAAGGAGAACTACGGCGGCGAGGTCATCGCATTTGCCGCCGACGTCGGCCAGGAGGCCGAGCTCGATGGTCTCGAGGAAAAGGCGCTCCAGAGCGGCGCGTCCAAACTCTATGTCCGGGACCTCAAAGAGGAGTTCATCACCGACTACGCCTTTCCGACGCTGCGCGCCGGCGCGCTCTACGAGCGCAAGTATCTACTCGGCACCAGCTTCGCGCGGCCAGTAATCGCCGCCCATCAGGTCGCCGTCGCAAAGCTGGAGGGAGCCGATGCGCTCGCCCACGGCTGCACCGGCAAGGGTAATGATCAGGTTCGTTTCGAGTTGACATACCAGGCTCTGGCCCCCGAGATGGCCGTCATCGCCCCCTGGCGTGAGTGGGACATTCATTCCCGCGAGGACGCCATCGAATATGCTCGCATGCACGAGATCCCGATTCGCCAGTCCAAGGAGAACATCTACTCGCGGGACCGCAACCTCTGGCACTTCTCCCACGAGGGCGGCCAGCTCGAAGATCCCTGGCTCGAGCCGCCGGCCGACATCTTTGGCATCACCGTTGCGCCTGAGGATGCTCCCGACAAGGCCGAAGAGATCACGGTCAGCTTCGACCAGGGCACGCCCGTCTCGGTCGATGGCCAACTGCTCGGACCAGTCGAGATCGTAAATACATTGAACGAGCTCGGTGGGAAGCACGGCGTCGGTCGAATCGATCTGGTCGAGAACCGGCTCGTCGGCATGAAGAGCCGTGGTATCTACGAGCAGCCCGGCGCAACCATTCTCTCAGTCGCCCACAAGGAGATCGAGGCGATCACGCTCGATCGTCAGACGTTGCACTACAAGGACCTCGCAGCCCAGCGGTACGCCGAGCTCGTCTACGACGGCCTCTGGTTTACCCCACTCCGCGAGGCGATCGACGCCTTGGTGAACGTCACCCAGAAGCGTGTCAGCGGCGACGTTCGTGTCAGGCTCTACAAGGGCAACGCGACCATCACCGGCCGTCGCTCGCCCTATTCGCTGTACTCCGAGGACTTCGCCACCTTCGGCGCAAGCGCCGACTACGACCACGCCGACGCCGAGGGCTTCATTACCCTCTTCGGCCTGCCACTCAAGATCACTGCACTGAGCCCCTCGCCAGATAGCGGCAAGTAG
- a CDS encoding DUF2851 family protein, with protein MTNGLTELTLARVWQEGLLAGEMRTVDGRRLQVIYRGVWTYSDGPDFRDAMIELDGALLRGAIELHLRASDWRRHRHQQDPAYDDVMLHGVLDDDLPTEVAGPAGRRIATIRLRDYLQSPVGRLWDDVTGVALGPVGGMPCLPTLAGGREDLIHDVLRREGWKRLVDKQLGFAQAMEAIPPGEALKRGLLDSLGFTRNRVGMEAVADRAPLVALEQAAAAGLAEARGMLLSIAGFLPLAPAHAMLADLTPADAAAAEQAGADLTRDWRLDRVEGGVWVLNRVRPANHPVRRLAAFADILRVAATDGLLGTMLAIPVDRPDAWRRWLLAASPRLGRSRADQIAVNVLAPFFAAFANSGGDDDLAERIGELWERLPGTIDDRVARETHAQICGNAPLPIRLAIEVQGLHRIGREGCRLLRCFDCPIALLAATHEPDSRRLGLPKAPLPAE; from the coding sequence ATGACCAACGGGTTGACCGAGCTAACGCTGGCCCGAGTATGGCAGGAAGGGCTGCTGGCCGGTGAGATGCGCACGGTCGACGGCCGCCGTCTACAGGTGATCTATCGTGGTGTCTGGACGTATTCTGACGGCCCCGATTTTCGAGACGCGATGATCGAGCTGGATGGCGCGCTACTGCGCGGCGCGATCGAGCTCCACCTCCGAGCGTCTGACTGGCGCCGGCATCGGCATCAGCAGGACCCGGCGTACGACGATGTCATGCTCCACGGCGTGCTGGACGACGATCTCCCGACAGAAGTTGCCGGTCCAGCGGGGCGGCGCATCGCGACGATCAGGCTTCGCGACTACCTCCAGAGCCCGGTGGGAAGGTTGTGGGACGACGTTACGGGTGTCGCGCTAGGCCCGGTCGGCGGGATGCCGTGTCTCCCGACCCTGGCCGGCGGGCGCGAGGATCTGATCCACGATGTATTGCGGCGCGAGGGCTGGAAGCGATTGGTCGACAAGCAGCTCGGGTTCGCGCAGGCGATGGAAGCGATCCCACCGGGGGAGGCGCTCAAGCGTGGGTTGCTCGATTCCCTGGGCTTCACCCGCAACCGAGTCGGGATGGAGGCAGTCGCCGACCGCGCGCCGCTCGTAGCGCTGGAGCAGGCAGCAGCCGCCGGGCTGGCGGAAGCGCGAGGAATGCTGCTGTCGATCGCCGGGTTCCTGCCGCTGGCGCCGGCCCACGCGATGCTGGCTGACCTGACGCCGGCGGACGCCGCTGCAGCGGAGCAGGCTGGGGCCGATCTCACGCGAGACTGGCGGCTCGACCGGGTCGAGGGCGGAGTGTGGGTGCTGAATCGAGTCCGGCCGGCCAATCATCCGGTGCGCCGGTTGGCGGCGTTCGCGGATATCCTCCGTGTGGCCGCGACCGATGGTCTGCTCGGGACGATGCTGGCGATTCCGGTCGATCGTCCAGATGCATGGCGTCGTTGGTTGCTGGCGGCGTCCCCGAGGCTGGGGCGATCGAGGGCGGATCAGATCGCGGTGAATGTTCTCGCGCCGTTTTTCGCCGCCTTCGCGAACTCGGGGGGTGATGACGACCTAGCAGAGCGCATCGGTGAATTATGGGAGCGACTCCCGGGCACAATCGACGATCGCGTTGCGCGGGAGACTCATGCGCAGATTTGCGGTAACGCGCCATTGCCGATCCGGCTGGCGATCGAGGTACAGGGGCTGCATCGAATCGGACGGGAGGGCTGCCGCCTCCTGCGTTGCTTTGATTGCCCCATTGCGCTATTGGCGGCGACGCACGAGCCGGACAGTCGCAGACTCGGGCTGCCGAAAGCGCCGCTTCCCGCTGAATGA
- a CDS encoding MFS transporter, giving the protein MADSSTATSLPTGQDNRIDEPRRSGVIALLRVYRDYRLLWYGTLGTQGGQWVLQIALGWLMLDLTNSEFWVGMVGFAGGIPILLFSIPAGILIDRVDRRRILIVCQAVLAALGIALTVVIVMGRAEPGLLLTAAFINGIMMTVNNTTRQVIVADTVERIDLPAAIALNSAGQNATRVIGPSVAGAIIGLVGLGGAFAFQAGLLGLALGLSFMISAQVAGGRVAPSNRGGVLDGVRYIWRNPVLRDLMILATIPTLTVFPYMQLLPVYARDILAIGPQGLGLLMAASGVGAVAGALLVANATHLPWRGLFMLLATIAYGAVIIVFAFSTSVWLSMAMLMLAGLSGSAYMSLNNALLQLNVDDDIRGRVMGVYMLTWGLMPVGALPMGAAAGLVGAPIAIASGALISSALAALLAIRSATLRRL; this is encoded by the coding sequence GTGGCCGATTCCAGCACTGCGACCTCGCTCCCAACGGGGCAGGACAATCGGATCGACGAGCCCCGTCGATCCGGTGTCATTGCGCTACTCCGTGTCTATCGCGACTACCGTCTGCTCTGGTATGGAACGCTCGGGACACAGGGCGGGCAGTGGGTTCTCCAGATCGCTCTCGGTTGGCTCATGCTCGACCTCACGAACTCCGAGTTCTGGGTCGGCATGGTGGGTTTCGCCGGGGGAATCCCGATCCTGCTCTTCTCGATTCCAGCCGGAATTCTGATCGATCGGGTCGATCGGCGACGGATCCTGATTGTCTGTCAGGCAGTGCTCGCAGCGTTGGGCATCGCTCTCACCGTTGTCATCGTCATGGGTCGAGCTGAGCCGGGGTTGTTGCTTACCGCGGCGTTCATCAACGGCATCATGATGACCGTCAATAACACCACCCGCCAGGTCATCGTTGCCGACACCGTTGAACGTATCGACCTTCCGGCCGCGATCGCGCTCAACTCCGCCGGCCAGAATGCAACCCGTGTCATCGGTCCATCGGTGGCTGGCGCGATCATCGGCCTCGTCGGCCTAGGCGGCGCATTCGCGTTTCAGGCGGGTCTGCTTGGCCTGGCGCTCGGTCTCTCCTTCATGATCTCCGCGCAGGTTGCTGGGGGCCGTGTTGCTCCCTCCAATCGAGGTGGCGTGCTCGATGGCGTGCGCTACATCTGGCGCAACCCCGTTCTTCGCGACCTGATGATCCTGGCAACCATTCCGACCCTGACGGTCTTTCCCTACATGCAGCTGCTACCGGTCTATGCGCGAGACATCCTCGCGATCGGGCCGCAGGGACTTGGTCTTCTGATGGCCGCCAGTGGTGTCGGCGCAGTCGCCGGAGCGCTCCTGGTTGCCAACGCCACCCATCTGCCGTGGCGCGGACTATTCATGTTGCTTGCCACCATCGCCTATGGCGCAGTCATCATCGTCTTTGCCTTCTCAACCTCGGTCTGGCTTTCGATGGCGATGCTGATGCTGGCCGGCCTGAGTGGCTCGGCCTATATGTCGCTCAACAACGCCCTCCTTCAGCTGAACGTCGACGACGACATCCGCGGCCGGGTTATGGGCGTCTACATGCTGACCTGGGGACTGATGCCAGTCGGCGCGCTGCCAATGGGCGCGGCCGCGGGACTCGTCGGTGCGCCAATCGCGATCGCCTCTGGCGCGCTGATTTCGTCAGCGCTGGCCGCGCTTCTCGCAATCCGTTCTGCCACGCTGCGGCGGCTCTGA
- the gmd gene encoding GDP-mannose 4,6-dehydratase encodes MKQGMKTALITGITGQDGSYLAELLLSEGYRVVGMMRRTSTETVGRIAHLMDQIELVHGDLLDQLSLISLVQEYQPDEVYNLAAQSFVPTSWQQPVLTGEFTALGVTRMLEAVRLAKPDARFYQASSSEMFGKVQEVPQTETTSFYPRSPYGVSKVYGHWITVNYRESYDLFTSSGILFNHESPRRGIEFVSRKITHGVALIREGLATSLALGNLDAQRDWGFAGDYVRAMWLMLQQDSPSDFVVATGRTHTVRRLCEIAFDAADLNWEDHVVIDDRFLRPAEVDLLVGNPEKARRELGWEPATSFEQMVADMVAADIDTIRSQPRGMWPVRAF; translated from the coding sequence TTGAAGCAGGGAATGAAGACGGCGCTCATCACCGGGATTACGGGCCAGGACGGCTCCTACCTTGCCGAGCTCCTGCTGTCAGAGGGGTATCGCGTCGTTGGCATGATGCGCCGCACCAGCACCGAGACAGTCGGCCGCATCGCCCACCTGATGGACCAGATCGAGCTCGTTCACGGCGATCTGCTCGACCAGCTCTCACTCATCAGTCTCGTCCAGGAGTATCAGCCGGACGAGGTCTACAACCTCGCCGCCCAGTCGTTCGTCCCCACCTCCTGGCAGCAGCCGGTCCTCACCGGTGAATTCACCGCGCTCGGCGTTACACGCATGCTTGAGGCGGTCCGCCTTGCCAAGCCCGATGCGCGCTTCTATCAGGCATCCTCATCAGAGATGTTCGGCAAGGTCCAGGAAGTGCCACAGACGGAGACCACCTCGTTCTATCCTCGTTCGCCGTACGGCGTCTCGAAAGTCTATGGACACTGGATTACAGTCAACTACCGCGAGTCGTACGATCTCTTCACGTCCTCCGGGATACTCTTCAACCACGAAAGCCCGCGTCGTGGCATCGAGTTCGTGTCGCGCAAGATCACCCATGGCGTCGCCCTCATTCGCGAGGGGCTGGCCACGAGTCTTGCACTGGGCAACCTCGACGCCCAGCGCGACTGGGGATTCGCTGGCGACTACGTCCGCGCGATGTGGCTCATGCTCCAGCAGGACAGTCCATCCGACTTTGTCGTCGCCACTGGCCGAACGCACACCGTCCGTAGACTCTGCGAGATCGCATTCGACGCCGCCGACCTCAACTGGGAGGATCATGTCGTTATCGACGACCGCTTCCTGCGACCGGCGGAAGTGGACCTACTGGTCGGCAATCCCGAAAAGGCGCGGCGCGAGCTAGGCTGGGAACCCGCGACGAGCTTCGAGCAGATGGTCGCCGACATGGTCGCAGCCGATATCGACACCATCCGTAGCCAGCCACGCGGCATGTGGCCCGTGCGCGCGTTCTGA
- a CDS encoding Gfo/Idh/MocA family oxidoreductase encodes MASYTKLRVGLIGAGTIAFSAHLPAIRRLRDEVELVAIADIRVENAERAAREFGAEAHYADYHELLARGDLDFVDICTPEFLHAEQTEAAAAAGLHVFCEKPMAASVAEADRMIDACNRAGVKLMIGHSRRFTGRYQQIRAAIDRGDLGEVRYVRENERRPRAMYDGLRLGTGYWTPDEGKPWLTMAAYSQGAALTNAVHETDLARWFVGRAPVSVFAEARITEPGAEVPDMISYTVTFEGGAIAAAEVVNQLPRGFPYFHMMEVLGTNGRIRATDPLMAPFTVADDRGLSQPLNFGTLLHVDSAYATELAGFVRAIREDDAVPMPAEQARGAIELSVAAVRSSQTGAPVSLPLALKEEPHVG; translated from the coding sequence ATGGCAAGTTACACGAAACTGCGGGTCGGCCTGATCGGAGCCGGAACGATCGCGTTTAGCGCGCACCTTCCGGCTATTCGCCGGCTTCGTGACGAGGTCGAGCTCGTCGCAATCGCCGATATCCGCGTCGAAAACGCCGAGCGCGCCGCCCGAGAGTTCGGCGCAGAGGCGCACTACGCCGATTACCACGAGCTCCTGGCTCGCGGTGACCTCGACTTCGTTGATATCTGTACTCCTGAATTCCTTCACGCCGAGCAGACTGAGGCGGCCGCTGCAGCGGGGCTTCATGTTTTTTGCGAGAAGCCGATGGCCGCCAGCGTCGCAGAGGCCGACCGGATGATCGACGCCTGCAACCGCGCGGGCGTCAAGCTCATGATCGGTCACTCCCGCCGCTTCACGGGTCGCTACCAGCAGATTCGCGCGGCCATCGATCGTGGCGATCTCGGCGAGGTGCGCTACGTCCGGGAGAACGAACGCCGGCCACGCGCGATGTACGATGGGCTGCGGCTCGGGACTGGCTACTGGACTCCGGACGAAGGCAAGCCATGGCTCACAATGGCCGCCTACTCACAGGGCGCCGCGCTCACCAATGCCGTCCATGAGACTGATCTTGCTCGCTGGTTCGTCGGCCGCGCGCCGGTGTCGGTGTTCGCAGAAGCGCGCATCACCGAGCCGGGCGCCGAAGTCCCGGACATGATCTCCTACACCGTCACCTTCGAAGGTGGCGCGATCGCGGCGGCCGAGGTTGTCAACCAGCTCCCGCGCGGATTCCCGTACTTCCACATGATGGAGGTCCTCGGCACAAACGGGCGTATCCGCGCCACCGACCCACTGATGGCGCCGTTCACCGTTGCCGACGATCGAGGCTTGAGCCAGCCGCTGAACTTCGGCACGCTACTTCACGTCGATTCGGCCTATGCCACCGAGTTGGCCGGCTTTGTCCGGGCGATCCGCGAAGACGACGCAGTGCCGATGCCCGCTGAACAGGCCCGTGGCGCGATCGAGCTCTCGGTCGCCGCAGTACGATCGAGCCAGACCGGCGCTCCCGTCTCGTTGCCGCTGGCGCTGAAAGAGGAACCGCATGTCGGGTAA
- a CDS encoding SGNH/GDSL hydrolase family protein, translating to MTRQPLIYVAILTLLCCGWIVSSRPAVSSGSTVYIALGDSIAAGIGSSLPRERGYSALIRDLISRESGRIVTLENLATPGETVTSFRDDGQLSRFHDLVDRLNRGNTPISAITVSLGGNDMLHVSGRGSTDRQAALDGFTSAYPAVLSDIRSAVGNDIPIIVTNSYDLSSGDSSIVESDAWWIARFNDVIAAGAAASSARVADVSSEFAGHISDYTLAPWDVHPTNAGHQAIAAAVWRALAIDTIAPVVTVTPTLISARRMPTLRFTANDNTGIDDIEILSSGGTIHGPFQTSTDTWVALVDLGDVTGIVTVTIKASDLAGNTVSRDVTITPPAGTP from the coding sequence ATGACGCGCCAACCGCTCATCTACGTCGCGATTCTCACGTTGCTATGCTGCGGATGGATCGTCAGCAGTCGGCCGGCCGTCTCGTCCGGATCGACCGTGTACATCGCACTGGGCGATTCGATCGCGGCGGGTATCGGCTCGAGCCTGCCTCGCGAGCGAGGATACTCCGCCCTCATCCGCGACCTCATCTCGCGGGAATCTGGCCGAATCGTGACGCTTGAGAACCTTGCTACGCCCGGAGAGACGGTCACATCATTTCGTGATGACGGCCAACTCTCCCGCTTTCACGACCTCGTCGACCGGTTAAATCGCGGCAACACACCCATCTCAGCCATCACCGTATCGCTCGGCGGGAACGACATGCTTCACGTTTCCGGCAGAGGGTCCACGGATAGACAGGCGGCGCTCGACGGCTTCACCTCGGCCTATCCTGCTGTGCTATCCGACATCCGCAGCGCAGTCGGAAATGACATCCCAATCATCGTCACCAATTCCTACGATCTCTCGTCCGGTGACTCATCGATTGTTGAATCCGATGCCTGGTGGATCGCCAGATTCAATGATGTTATTGCCGCCGGAGCTGCCGCATCCAGCGCGCGCGTCGCCGACGTTTCGAGCGAGTTCGCCGGCCATATCAGCGACTACACGCTCGCGCCGTGGGACGTCCATCCCACCAACGCCGGCCATCAAGCGATCGCGGCAGCCGTCTGGCGCGCGCTCGCGATCGACACAATCGCTCCGGTTGTCACCGTCACGCCAACACTCATCTCGGCGCGCCGCATGCCGACCCTGCGCTTCACTGCCAACGACAACACCGGCATCGATGACATCGAGATCCTATCGTCGGGCGGCACAATCCACGGCCCGTTCCAGACGAGCACAGACACCTGGGTGGCACTCGTTGACCTGGGTGACGTGACCGGAATCGTGACCGTCACGATCAAGGCCAGCGACCTGGCCGGCAACACCGTATCGCGCGACGTCACGATTACCCCACCCGCCGGGACACCCTGA